In the Corynebacterium jeikeium genome, CGGAGCGAGGCTTGGTGGCCATAGAGTTTGCACACGTGTGGCAGGGGCGAGAACTGCCACCTGCCGAGGGCGCGGCCGCCCAGCATTTGGAGGAGGCTGCGAGGCAACTGGGGGAGTACCTCGCGGGGGAGCGCCGAGAGTTCACCGTGACCGTTGACCTCGGTGGCGTGACCACTCCCTTCCGGCGCCGGGCGACACAGGCCCTGGCGCAGATCCCGTATGGGGAGACCATTACGTATGCCCAGCTGGCGGCATTGGCGGGCAATCCGCGCGCCGTGCGCGCTGCGGCGTCGGCGTGCGCGCGCAACCCACTGCCGATCCTGTACCCCTGCCACCGGGTGATCCGCAGCGACGGGAGGCTCGGTGAGTACCGGGGTGGCGCGGAGACTAAGAGGGCGCTGCTGGAGATGGAGCGCGCGCTCTAATTTTGCACATTCACCTCCGGGGACCACATGTAGGAACTGTGGGCGTCAGTCTCCCCGCGGCTCATGAGGTAGAGGTCCAAGATTCGGCTCCAGCCGTAGCTGCTCCAGCTGCCGGAATCTGAGCTGCCGGAGTCGGGGGCGCCGGAGTTAGGGGCAAAGTCTGGCGACGCCGGATCCTTGCCGTGAACCCCAAACCCCGGGGTGGTGGTCAGCCGGATCATGTCGCCGGGCACATGTTCGTTTGTGACCTGGCCGTGGCTGCTGTGTTCGTTCGGCGGTCCATCTGCCTGCGTATTCAGTTGGAGATCCTCTGAGTGCTGTGCGTGTACGCCGGGGCTGCCCCAGAAACGCACCTCGTCGGCGATGAGGCCCTCGCTGCCTTTCGCCGCGGCCTCCCCGACCACGACCGAACCATAGCTATAGCCCACCACCTGCAGCTTTGCGTCCGGGTTTAGCTCGCGCAGCTGGCGCTGGTGCTCCCGCAACGCCGCAGCGCCCTCCTTCGCCGGTGCCCGGGAGATCGCGCCGGGCAGATCCCCCGGAGCCGGATAGCCGTGCCACGCCACGACCGCCACGTTTCTGCCGTGCGCCACCGCATCCGCAGCTGTTGCTCGGGCCCACGCCTCTGTGCGCGCAAGTGCGTCCGGACTGTTCGACCCCACGCCGCTGACCAGCGTAATTACCTCATCTGCGCTCTCGACATCGCCCACGGTTACCACTGGCCCGTGCGGCGTATCCACTCTCTGCACCGGAGGCAGGGCCTGGGGTCCCTTGACTGATGACGCCCCCTCGACCTCACCGACACCAACATCACTTCGGGGCGGCACGACTGTGCTGCTGATCGCGGAGATTGCGGCGCCGGACACCCGATCTAGCACGCTGGCCAGCTGGATAGCCCCACGCAGAATATTGGTCAAGACCAGCGCCAGATTCTGGGCGGCCTCGCCAATGCCGGGGATGAGGGCCAGGTGGCGGGCGGAGACCTCCCCGTCTTGGTGTACCGACATCAATGCCCCGCGGGCCAGCCCCACGGTCATGCGCACTACCAACCGGGTAGGACTCAGAACGTCGGCGTGGGTGCCTGCCACCTGCCCGATGGTGCGACTGCTGAAACCGGCGGTATCCAGTTGGTTTGCGGCGGAGTCGGTGGCGTGGCCGGCAGCGTCCGCAGCCTGGCCGGACCAATCTTCGCCCCATTTGGCCTGCTCCCGTGCGCTCTCCGCGTGGCGGGACGTCTTTTCTCCATTGCGTGTGAAGAGGTCGGCGGCAGAGCGCAGAGCCTCAACGTTTGCGCCTTTTAGGGCGTCTACTGTGACTGTCATCGGCTAGCCCCCGCGAAGGCATCGGAGCCGTCGGTGTCGGCGGTGGATACGTTGTCGGCGTACACGCTGATGGTGCGGCCCATGTTTGACAGCTGGCGGCCGAACCCAGTTAATGCTGCGTGCAGCCTCTCTGCGGCCGTATCGATGGCCCGCGTGGTGGCGCCGCCCGGAATGTCCGGTGCCGTTGCGTTGGCCACTGAATACCCCGCCGAGGCACACTGCACGCCGTCCTCGTTGATCATTTCGCAGCGCCCGTGGACCGCCCCTGTATCCAGCGCCATCGTGTCCAGATAATTCAAAAACCCCATTGTCGAATAATTCACGTGCTTACCCCCTGAAGATTGCGACCTGCTTTCTGGGAGTGAGTGTAGGGAGGCTAGGGGCGTCAACAAAAGAAAAAGTTCTAGGGGCTGTGGATAACTCAGCTTTATCCACAGGGCCAGCGAGATGCCGTGATGAAAAGGGGGCGCGATGTCGGCAATGTCGCTAGGGTGGACTACATGCGTATCGCTGTCATCCAGATGAAAGCCGAACCGGACGTGGAAGCCAACCTGGCTCGCATCCTGAAGTACATCGCGTCCGGCGCGGCAAATGGTGCCGACCTGGTCGTTTTCCCTGAAGCGGCCATGTTCCCCTTCGATAACGGGCGGCTGGATACTGTCGCCCAGCCGCTGGATGGGCCCTTTGCCCAGGCGATTATCGATACGGCTAAGAAGCATGGCACCACCGCCGTCGTGGGCATGTTCACCCCGGCCGACACGGTCTACCGCACCCCGAGTGGGCAGCTGGTGGAGGAGCAACCCAGCGACTCCCCGGAGGCCAACCAGTTCCGTCGCGTGAACAACACCTTGCTGGTCGCCGGACCGGACTACGTGACGCACTACGACAAGATTCACACCTACGACGCCTTCGGCTACCGCGAATCCGATACCGTCAAGCCGGGTAAGCGCCGGGTGGTTATCGACGTCGGCGGCGTGGGTGTGGGCCTGGCGACCTGTTACGACATCCGCTTCCCCGGCCACTTCGTGGCGATGGCAGCGGCGGGCGCGAAGGTGATGGTTGTGCCTTCTAGCTGGGCCGATGGCCCGGGCAAGCTGGAGCAATGGCGCGAACTCACCGCAGCCCGCGCGCTGGATTCCGCCAGCTACCTGATCGCTGCGGGCATGGCGCGTCCGGGCTCGCCGGAGCGCTACGGTACTGCGGATGGGCCCACTGGCATCGGCCACTCCGTGGCCATCGGGCCGAACGGCGCCCGACTGGCAGAGACCGGTTACGCAGCCCAGGTGCTGACCATCGACATCGACCCGAACTACGTGGACAAGGTGCGCAAGACCCTGCCCGTTCTGGAAGGCCACCACACCGACCGCGAGCTCGGCGTGGGCGTTGATCTGGTCGGTGATGTGGAAGAAGCGAAGTAGCTGAAGTAGCTGAATTAGTTAGGCACGTCGAAGCGCAGCTGCTCGCGCTCCGCGCCCGCACGGAGGAAAGCCTCCACAGTGTGGCGCTTCATCTCCGGGCCACCCGTAATAAGCACCTCGGCATCGCGCCACGAACCGCGCTCGGCGGCCACATCCCCCACCAGGCCGCGGGCGGTGTAAGCCTCAAAGCCCTCCGGGGCAGGCGTATCCTCCTGCACCACCAGGTACAAATCCAGCCAGTCGAAGGCATCCTCGAAGCCCACCAGCCCCTGCCACTCGTAGAGCTCGTCCGGGTTCTGCGCGCCGAAGAACAGCTGCACCATCGGCGGGCGCTCCTCCGACTGGATC is a window encoding:
- a CDS encoding methylated-DNA--[protein]-cysteine S-methyltransferase, with translation MADLTGQEQTGVGGAVLKFDALKSEVFPRSELLALATERGLVAIEFAHVWQGRELPPAEGAAAQHLEEAARQLGEYLAGERREFTVTVDLGGVTTPFRRRATQALAQIPYGETITYAQLAALAGNPRAVRAAASACARNPLPILYPCHRVIRSDGRLGEYRGGAETKRALLEMERAL
- a CDS encoding alpha/beta hydrolase, whose protein sequence is MTVTVDALKGANVEALRSAADLFTRNGEKTSRHAESAREQAKWGEDWSGQAADAAGHATDSAANQLDTAGFSSRTIGQVAGTHADVLSPTRLVVRMTVGLARGALMSVHQDGEVSARHLALIPGIGEAAQNLALVLTNILRGAIQLASVLDRVSGAAISAISSTVVPPRSDVGVGEVEGASSVKGPQALPPVQRVDTPHGPVVTVGDVESADEVITLVSGVGSNSPDALARTEAWARATAADAVAHGRNVAVVAWHGYPAPGDLPGAISRAPAKEGAAALREHQRQLRELNPDAKLQVVGYSYGSVVVGEAAAKGSEGLIADEVRFWGSPGVHAQHSEDLQLNTQADGPPNEHSSHGQVTNEHVPGDMIRLTTTPGFGVHGKDPASPDFAPNSGAPDSGSSDSGSWSSYGWSRILDLYLMSRGETDAHSSYMWSPEVNVQN
- a CDS encoding carbon-nitrogen hydrolase family protein, which encodes MRIAVIQMKAEPDVEANLARILKYIASGAANGADLVVFPEAAMFPFDNGRLDTVAQPLDGPFAQAIIDTAKKHGTTAVVGMFTPADTVYRTPSGQLVEEQPSDSPEANQFRRVNNTLLVAGPDYVTHYDKIHTYDAFGYRESDTVKPGKRRVVIDVGGVGVGLATCYDIRFPGHFVAMAAAGAKVMVVPSSWADGPGKLEQWRELTAARALDSASYLIAAGMARPGSPERYGTADGPTGIGHSVAIGPNGARLAETGYAAQVLTIDIDPNYVDKVRKTLPVLEGHHTDRELGVGVDLVGDVEEAK